The following proteins come from a genomic window of Nothobranchius furzeri strain GRZ-AD chromosome 1, NfurGRZ-RIMD1, whole genome shotgun sequence:
- the guca1aa gene encoding guanylyl cyclase-activating protein 1 — protein sequence MGNSNGCTVDDLQAVEMHLWYKKFMTECPSGQLTLHEFKQFFGLKGLDPEANAYIEQMFRTFDMNKDGYIDFMEYVAALSLVMRGKMEHKLRWYFKLYDVDGNGCIDRHELLNIIKAIRAINGNDNQDQSAEEFTNRVFDRIDINGDGELSLEEFVEGARSDDDFMEVMMKSLDLRHIVAMIHNRRHSV from the exons ATGGGAAACTCAAATGGATGCACCGTGGACGACCTGCAGGCGGTGGAGATGCACCTGTGGTACAAGAAGTTCATGACGGAGTGCCCTTCTGGTCAGCTCACACTGCACGAGTTCAAGCAGTTCTTTGGGCTGAAAGGTCTGGACCCGGAAGCCAATGCCTACATAGAGCAGATGTTCCGAACGTTTGACATGAACAAG GACGGCTACATAGACTTCATGGAGTACGTGGCCGCTCTGAGTCTGGTGATGCgaggaaagatggagcacaagcTGCGTTGGTATTTCAAACTTTACGACGTGGACGGAAATGGCTGCATCGACCGGCATGAGCTTCTGAATATCATCAAG GCCATCCGTGCAATCAACGGGAATGACAATCAGGATCAATCAGCGGAAGAATTTACAAACCGCGTCTTTGACAGGATTGATATAAATGGAGATG GCGAGCTCTCATTAGAGGAGTTTGTGGAGGGCGCTCGTAGTGACGACGACTTCATGGAGGTGATGATGAAAAGTTTGGACCTTCGCCATATTGTGGCCATGATCCACAACAGAAGGCACAGCGTTTAG